A genomic segment from Nocardiopsis sp. Huas11 encodes:
- a CDS encoding ISAs1 family transposase, which translates to MGRRRTPAHPGPSGLPGHLRGSGRTLCPVPGDHPPRPSRPDPRALDRSDQARRPPGGGGGRKTQRGSATSTEAAVHLLAALTPDRRLVAQVRAPAGTSEIDALAALLAGVDLAGVVLTADALHTQTDTATYLAEELHADDVLTVKRNQRALFEQVKALAWAQAPTLDTTRARGHGRAETRTVKAIDLASRADFPHAVQAVRLRRHVMDLRTGKVSWTCAYAVTSLEVGQADAARIGVLVRGHWGIEAWHHVKDVSWGEDACKVRCGHAPDNLAALRAVAVVLLGRLGQETLPDAIRWISYEAFTRPLDVIGLC; encoded by the coding sequence GTGGGCCGACGCCGCACCCCAGCACACCCTGGCCCGTCTGGGCTGCCGGGTCACCTGCGCGGCTCTGGGCGCACGCTCTGCCCCGTCCCCGGCGACCATCCGCCGCGTCCTTCTCGCCCTGACCCCCGAGCCCTTGACCGCTCTGACCAGGCCCGACGCCCTCCAGGTGGTGGCGGTGGACGCAAGACCCAGCGCGGATCGGCCACGTCCACCGAGGCGGCGGTGCACCTGCTGGCCGCCCTGACCCCGGACCGGCGTCTGGTCGCGCAGGTACGGGCGCCGGCGGGCACCAGCGAGATCGACGCCCTGGCCGCCCTACTGGCGGGCGTGGACCTGGCCGGCGTGGTCCTCACCGCCGATGCCCTGCACACCCAGACCGACACCGCCACCTACCTGGCCGAGGAGTTGCACGCCGACGACGTGTTGACCGTCAAACGCAACCAGAGGGCCCTGTTCGAGCAGGTCAAAGCGCTTGCCTGGGCTCAGGCCCCCACATTGGACACCACCCGGGCCCGTGGCCACGGACGGGCCGAGACCCGCACCGTCAAGGCCATCGACCTCGCCAGCAGGGCGGACTTCCCGCACGCGGTCCAAGCGGTGCGCCTTCGCCGCCACGTCATGGACCTGCGGACCGGGAAGGTGTCGTGGACCTGCGCATATGCGGTGACCTCGCTGGAGGTCGGGCAGGCCGATGCGGCTCGGATCGGTGTTCTGGTGCGGGGGCACTGGGGCATCGAGGCCTGGCATCACGTCAAGGACGTCTCGTGGGGCGAGGACGCCTGCAAGGTCCGCTGCGGGCACGCACCCGACAACCTGGCCGCGTTGCGGGCGGTCGCTGTCGTGCTCTTGGGCCGGTTGGGACAGGAGACACTGCCCGACGCGATCCGATGGATCTCGTATGAGGCGTTCACTCGCCCGCTGGATGTGATCGGTCTTTGCTGA